TGAACAGAAGtcttgttgttggtagATAAAGTTGATGGTGGGAAAACCACCAAAGCAGCTTGCTCATTCTCGGCAAACCACTCTTTACAGTCCTTTGCAACAAATGCAACAAGACGGGTGAGAATACCATTCTTAGTATTTTCCTTCTTAACAGCAGAACTGGGAGACAGAACGATCTTTTCAGCCACTTGGATTCTACTACCATCATTAAGGGTCACTAATTTGTCATCAACAGAAGTAATGGCGGTGCCAAGTTTATAAgtggcaccagcaactgCAGCCGAACGACAAAATCCTTGAGCAAgttcaccagcacctccatACAtggaaaacaaaacaggAAAGTTACCATAAATATCAAGCGACACCAAGTATCTCTTTATTCTAGACAGAGCAACTGGTGTTGCTACTTCAAGACTTTGACAAAGACCAATGGAAAGTACCAATTCGGTAATCTGTTGAGGTTCTAGTTTAAATTTCTCAGTGAGAAATTTCTCAATTGATTCGTTTTGATAAGGTTTCCACAATTCAGTGTTTTCTTCCCATTCCAGTACAAACTTCATAAATCTCATGAGATTACGTTTGGTGACAAGTGAAAGAGATTGGTCAGTGAAGATATCTTCCTTGCTGCCAGCCACTTTGTCAAATGTGTCATTCTCATAAGTATGGAAATTACCCAGAGCTTTGAACTCGAGATATCGGAATACACGACTCTTAATAAGAAGTGAGAGCAGATCTGATCTGGCAAACATGATCTTAGGTGACAAGTCCACTAGGAATTTTTTAGAATCCAGAGGCCTTGGCATGTACAGACGAGCATTAGAAAAGATTCGCTCTGCAGCCAATTCTGAAGAGCTGGGTGGTCTATTAACCCGGTCAACCCAGGCAAGTAATTGATCAATGTTAAAACATGAATTCGAATCTCCATAGTATGGGTTCGGATCAATGTGAATAACTGAAGATCCTTGCCAGGCAAGAGCAGCTGCCAAAATCGACTCCACCAAACCAGTTCCACTAATAAGAACGTCACACTTTTGTGGAATGGGATTTTGTGCACCATTGGATTCTATACCGCTTAATGGCGGTACAACCGACCCTCTTCTCGTAGCAGCGGTAGCTGAGTATGACGACATGGTTCTATTATTCTGGATGATTAGTACCAACTATTAGTTTACCAGGTATAAAATTTTGCCAATGTCTTGTCGAAGAATAAACCAGTTTCACTATTATCGGCAATTATAAGGAATGTAATTGTCAATAAATGCCAAGGATAAATACTGGTCAATAAGTCAATGAGTCAATAGTACAATAAGCCTACCTGAATCCAATATTTCCGACACtaaaaatcaaaaaccTAGTATTAGGTACCGCTGAATGAATTTTACTGTGATTTCTGATTGAGTCCACCAATAATTTCCCCAGTTTTTGCAATGCAAAATCCAGGCTCTTTTACTACTCTTTACTTTTTATGTCCTTTAAAGAGGCAACAGGCAAACCCACCTTCCTCACAGACAATAGAAAATGataaattattatcaaATATGATCTAGAAATCAATAAAAACCAATAATCAACAGAGATCTCGTATGTTCGACAACCAATTTACACTTCTAATGAAAAGAAGGGTGTGGCACCGATTCAAATCCCAATCCACGGATAGCACGCAGTCACTACTCGCACCGTttaaaaatgcaaattTTTTTCCAGTCCTCAGATACCGAGCTCGTAGCCACAAAACGAAGCAGAGATAGGTTAGACGagtttcaaaaaaattgagtttgttgtGCAAAGTTTTATCTTGAGTTCAATTCGGTTGTGAGAATAGATACAGTTCTAACCAGAAACCGGCTGTGAAAGTGTCAAATGGGTGGGATAAGTCGTAATCTGCACCCCTGCGGCTGGAACAACCCGGGGTGTGTGGGCTGGCTTGCGTTTAAACCTGGTCTCGAGGGCGGGGGTATTGTCTCACTTGTCAAGATTTTTTGCTCCAGATTCATGCGTTGCCGTATACAGGAGCATCGAATCTGTGTATTTGACCCCTTAAACGGACCATTGTGGTCCTTTTCGGCTGTCAGAAGTTGTCCGAAACTCCCTGAAGGAGGAGCTCCTTCCTCATTTTCACGTGACCTGCAATGACACATGTGAAAATGGAGCACATTAGCCAGctataataataaagtTATGACTATATGGACTAATAAATTAGCATATAAAGTTTATAGATACAAAGATAAGGTACGTGGCCGGCAGATAACAAGGTTTAAAATTTGCCAGCAGCTCGCACCAACCGACCAATGGCGAAAAACCTGTGTCGGCACCAGCGGCACGAGCGTGCCGCGAAGATTTTTCCGATTTTGTCAGATCGAGCGGGGATCGGTCGGCGGCTTCCGAGGGTGGATAGGGGGTGTcggggcatgcctccggcggctggggctctgccccagaccccgttgctcctgcttcgcaggagacttCTGGGTGGTCAGGGGGTTCGTGGTGATAAAATTGATGATATATGAAAAAAATCTAGTTATAAATGAATGAATATGAATCCAAAGAAAGTGGGACCGCCGACGACTCGggcgaagcgagaggagcagcggaactggggcggagcccccagccgccagaggcactTCAGATAACGGTATCTTCAGTGTCAAGAGTCGAGGCAGCAGTCAGTCTCTGGCGGCGTTTATTGCGGAGCTTCTTGGTGGATTTGAGAAACACTTGTAGAATAGGAATGGAGATTCCGTGAACCAGAACTGAACTGAGAATTGAGAAGTAGACCACAGGTTTAATAGTGCGGACCATGACATTGCTGTTCGACAGTCCCATGCCCTGGAACTCTTGTAAAGCGACTTCCAGGTAGAATAGAGCACCGACTCCAATAGGACCGAAAAAGCCCGTGAAAACAGCCTCTTTGAGGTCGGCAATGTCGGGAATGATCCTATAAAACAGAAGTACGGCAGGCAGACGACGGAACAGAAGCAGAGCA
The Sugiyamaella lignohabitans strain CBS 10342 chromosome A, complete sequence genome window above contains:
- the MRS6 gene encoding Mrs6p (Rab escort protein; forms a complex with the Ras-like small GTPase Ypt1p that is required for the prenylation of Ypt1p by protein geranylgeranyltransferase type II (Bet2p-Bet4p); sequence similarity to mammalian choroideraemia gene; relative distribution to the nucleus increases upon DNA replication stress; GO_component: GO:0005968 - Rab-protein geranylgeranyltransferase complex [Evidence IDA] [PMID 8183917]; GO_component: GO:0005968 - Rab-protein geranylgeranyltransferase complex [Evidence IDA] [PMID 8583924]; GO_component: GO:0005737 - cytoplasm [Evidence IDA] [PMID 22842922]; GO_component: GO:0005737 - cytoplasm [Evidence IDA] [PMID 9202009]; GO_component: GO:0016020 - membrane [Evidence IDA] [PMID 9202009]; GO_component: GO:0005634 - nucleus [Evidence IDA] [PMID 22842922]; GO_function: GO:0005096 - GTPase activator activity [Evidence IEA]; GO_function: GO:0017137 - Rab GTPase binding [Evidence IMP] [PMID 12972569]; GO_function: GO:0004663 - Rab geranylgeranyltransferase activity [Evidence IDA,IMP] [PMID 8183917]; GO_process: GO:0006888 - ER to Golgi vesicle-mediated transport [Evidence IMP] [PMID 8132658]; GO_process: GO:0032858 - activation of Rab GTPase activity [Evidence IMP] [PMID 7750142]; GO_process: GO:0032858 - activation of Rab GTPase activity [Evidence IMP] [PMID 8132658]; GO_process: GO:0006886 - intracellular protein transport [Evidence IEA]; GO_process: GO:0018344 - protein geranylgeranylation [Evidence IMP] [PMID 12972569]; GO_process: GO:0006612 - protein targeting to membrane [Evidence IMP] [PMID 8183917]); protein product: MSSYSATAATRRGSVVPPLSGIESNGAQNPIPQKCDVLISGTGLVESILAAALAWQGSSVIHIDPNPYYGDSNSCFNIDQLLAWVDRVNRPPSSSELAAERIFSNARLYMPRPLDSKKFLVDLSPKIMFARSDLLSLLIKSRVFRYLEFKALGNFHTYENDTFDKVAGSKEDIFTDQSLSLVTKRNLMRFMKFVLEWEENTELWKPYQNESIEKFLTEKFKLEPQQITELVLSIGLCQSLEVATPVALSRIKRYLVSLDIYGNFPVLFSMYGGAGELAQGFCRSAAVAGATYKLGTAITSVDDKLVTLNDGSRIQVAEKIVLSPSSAVKKENTKNGILTRLVAFVAKDCKEWFAENEQAALVVFPPSTLSTNNKTSVQAIILGSGSGQCPEGVSVWYLSSTEQDPTKAQRDLEEAFTKLEASILRESTEDFEFENIDESDVSYRPDGMPVLSSVKLGQSMQNFVPREKLQYLLKLSFVEKVEYSAQPDAPILPEETPEASPATVLRAPYGLSEISYDGILTQVKNLYTKIVGSDDDFFDVDFEDEDEASAGANQTNSSAPNAIDASTVNQIDSRDDDIDEFGQDMEL
- the NHA1 gene encoding Nha1p (Na+/H+ antiporter; involved in sodium and potassium efflux through the plasma membrane; required for alkali cation tolerance at acidic pH; GO_component: GO:0016021 - integral component of membrane [Evidence IEA,IEA]; GO_component: GO:0016021 - integral component of membrane [Evidence ISM] [PMID 12192589]; GO_component: GO:0016021 - integral component of membrane [Evidence ISM] [PMID 17176761]; GO_component: GO:0016020 - membrane [Evidence IEA,IEA,IEA]; GO_component: GO:0045121 - membrane raft [Evidence IDA] [PMID 19254924]; GO_component: GO:0005886 - plasma membrane [Evidence IDA] [PMID 15950597]; GO_component: GO:0005886 - plasma membrane [Evidence IDA] [PMID 9802016]; GO_function: GO:0015297 - antiporter activity [Evidence IEA]; GO_function: GO:0015491 - cation:cation antiporter activity [Evidence ISS] [PMID 8654575]; GO_function: GO:0015491 - cation:cation antiporter activity [Evidence IMP] [PMID 9802016]; GO_function: GO:0015385 - sodium:proton antiporter activity [Evidence IEA]; GO_function: GO:0015385 - sodium:proton antiporter activity [Evidence IDA] [PMID 15950597]; GO_function: GO:0015299 - solute:proton antiporter activity [Evidence IEA]; GO_process: GO:0006812 - cation transport [Evidence IEA]; GO_process: GO:0030004 - cellular monovalent inorganic cation homeostasis [Evidence IMP] [PMID 9802016]; GO_process: GO:0030007 - cellular potassium ion homeostasis [Evidence IMP] [PMID 16402204]; GO_process: GO:1902600 - hydrogen ion transmembrane transport [Evidence IEA]; GO_process: GO:0006811 - ion transport [Evidence IEA]; GO_process: GO:0006970 - response to osmotic stress [Evidence IMP] [PMID 16402204]; GO_process: GO:0035725 - sodium ion transmembrane transport [Evidence IEA]; GO_process: GO:0006814 - sodium ion transport [Evidence IEA,IEA]; GO_process: GO:0055085 - transmembrane transport [Evidence IEA]; GO_process: GO:0006810 - transport [Evidence IEA]), producing the protein MVQPTVDLALNLGIFVWIGATMPWQDFVSTFALWKFIVMGIALLLFRRLPAVLLFYRIIPDIADLKEAVFTGFFGPIGVGALFYLEVALQEFQGMGLSNSNVMVRTIKPVVYFSILSSVLVHGISIPILQVFLKSTKKLRNKRRQRLTAASTLDTEDTVI